A genomic window from Nocardioides sp. BP30 includes:
- a CDS encoding ATP-binding protein, with the protein MSSRYEHASLILTSNLPFSGWGGVFGDQAVAAAMIDRVVHHADVLTLKGASYRLRNRGIDTLPSIRTQDTAD; encoded by the coding sequence GTGTCCAGCCGCTACGAGCACGCCTCGCTGATCCTCACATCCAACCTGCCCTTCAGCGGCTGGGGCGGCGTCTTCGGGGACCAGGCCGTCGCCGCAGCGATGATCGACCGCGTCGTCCACCACGCCGACGTCCTCACCCTGAAGGGCGCCAGCTACCGGCTACGCAACCGCGGAATCGACACCCTGCCCAGCATCAGAACCCAAGACACGGCAGACTGA